From one Gallionella capsiferriformans ES-2 genomic stretch:
- the prmB gene encoding 50S ribosomal protein L3 N(5)-glutamine methyltransferase, producing the protein MQISNYFSAASQSLLTVRDYLRFAVSRFYQAKLFFGHGSTDAYDEAVYLILHTLHLPVDTLAPFLDAQLTPAERGEVLNVIQRRVEQRIPAAYLTHEAFLGDYSFYVDERVIVPRSFIAELLRQQLAPWITEPDSIGQVLDLCTGSGCLAILCADAFPNATVDAVDLSPDALAVAERNVTDYELASRISLIESDLFAKLSGRRYDLIISNPPYVDAESVAALPAEYLHEPKLSLGSGHDGLDATRVILKHAAEHLTENGILIVEIGHNRDILEAAYPKLPFTWLDVTAGDQFVFMLHRNDLL; encoded by the coding sequence ATGCAAATAAGCAATTATTTTTCTGCCGCTTCGCAAAGCCTGCTGACGGTACGCGACTATCTGCGTTTCGCGGTGAGCCGCTTCTATCAGGCAAAACTGTTCTTCGGTCACGGAAGCACGGATGCCTACGACGAAGCGGTCTATCTGATTTTGCATACCCTGCATCTGCCGGTGGACACGCTCGCGCCGTTTCTGGATGCGCAACTCACGCCTGCCGAACGCGGTGAAGTGCTCAACGTCATCCAACGTCGCGTCGAACAGCGCATCCCGGCCGCCTACCTGACCCACGAGGCTTTTCTGGGCGATTACAGTTTTTATGTGGACGAACGCGTTATCGTGCCGCGCTCCTTCATCGCCGAATTGTTGCGTCAACAGTTAGCCCCCTGGATTACCGAACCTGACTCCATAGGCCAAGTGCTTGATCTTTGCACCGGCAGCGGCTGTCTGGCGATTTTATGCGCCGACGCATTCCCCAATGCGACGGTCGATGCAGTCGATTTGTCGCCTGACGCACTGGCCGTCGCAGAGCGCAACGTGACCGACTACGAGTTAGCATCGCGCATCAGCCTGATTGAATCGGACTTATTTGCCAAGTTATCCGGCCGCCGCTACGACCTGATTATCAGCAACCCGCCTTATGTCGATGCGGAATCGGTCGCGGCCTTGCCTGCGGAATATCTGCACGAACCCAAGTTGTCGTTAGGCAGCGGGCATGACGGACTGGATGCAACGCGCGTGATCCTGAAACACGCGGCAGAACATCTGACAGAGAACGGCATCCTGATCGTCGAAATCGGCCACAACAGGGATATCCTTGAAGCGGCCTACCCGAAACTGCCGTTCACGTGGCTGGATGTCACCGCGGGCGACCAGTTCGTCTTCATGCTGCACAGAAACGATTTACTGTAA
- the hpnC gene encoding squalene synthase HpnC, which translates to MSVEHYENFPVASILMPKRLRRPVAAIYHFARAADDIADEGDLPDAERLAQLAAFRSELDRMVQGEPPLTPLFQNLAATVQAYQLPLQPHYDLLDAFSQDVVTKRYDNYAALADYCRRSANPVGILMLHLYGEATPVNLAYSDQICTSLQLINFWQDVAKDMAIGRIYLPRDEMARFGVTETQIAQHICDDNWRALMKFQIDRARSLMLQGAPLGSILTGRIGLEMRMIIAGGLRILDKLDAVNYDMFRRRPVLGPFDWVIMLAKSAPMNLATT; encoded by the coding sequence ATGTCGGTTGAGCATTACGAGAATTTCCCGGTCGCCTCGATTCTGATGCCCAAACGGCTAAGGCGGCCCGTTGCGGCGATCTATCATTTCGCGAGAGCTGCGGACGACATTGCCGATGAAGGGGATTTGCCGGACGCCGAACGCTTAGCGCAGCTCGCTGCATTTCGCAGCGAGCTGGATCGCATGGTTCAAGGAGAGCCGCCGCTCACGCCGCTGTTCCAGAATCTGGCCGCAACCGTCCAGGCGTACCAGCTTCCCTTGCAGCCCCATTACGACCTGCTCGATGCCTTTTCGCAGGACGTGGTGACCAAGCGTTATGACAACTATGCAGCGCTTGCAGACTATTGCCGCCGCTCGGCCAATCCGGTCGGCATCCTGATGCTGCATCTGTACGGCGAGGCCACGCCGGTCAATCTGGCTTATTCGGATCAGATCTGCACCAGCTTGCAGTTGATCAATTTTTGGCAGGACGTTGCCAAAGACATGGCGATCGGGCGGATTTACCTGCCGCGCGATGAAATGGCGCGCTTTGGCGTGACGGAGACCCAAATCGCACAACACATCTGCGATGACAATTGGCGGGCGCTGATGAAATTCCAGATCGACCGCGCCCGCAGCCTGATGTTACAAGGCGCGCCGCTGGGCAGCATTCTGACCGGGCGCATCGGCCTTGAAATGCGCATGATTATCGCAGGCGGACTGCGCATTTTAGACAAGCTCGACGCGGTCAATTACGACATGTTCCGCCGCCGCCCGGTGTTAGGCCCCTTCGACTGGGTTATCATGCTGGCCAAATCGGCACCGATGAACCTCGCCACTACCTGA
- a CDS encoding DUF4160 domain-containing protein — protein MPELARFYGIIIRMFLIDREHPPRHIHIKYGDHEAVMSLNTLELIDGKLPNKCFQLVREWAELHQAELIEIWDTQKFHRVQPLE, from the coding sequence ATGCCCGAACTTGCTCGCTTTTACGGCATCATTATTCGCATGTTCCTCATCGACCGGGAGCATCCGCCACGCCATATCCACATAAAATATGGCGACCACGAAGCCGTCATGAGTTTGAATACGCTGGAATTAATTGATGGTAAATTACCTAACAAGTGTTTTCAGTTGGTACGCGAATGGGCAGAACTGCATCAGGCCGAACTAATTGAAATATGGGACACCCAAAAATTTCACCGAGTGCAACCCTTGGAGTAG
- a CDS encoding DUF2442 domain-containing protein: MKLRQFEQQQNYIFGLTFANGEFIETDLTPLIKDHVNATELASARIDQDWGCLEFKDGAVDIEPDTLYKWAKSHISPPH, encoded by the coding sequence ATGAAACTCAGACAATTTGAACAGCAGCAAAATTATATTTTTGGCTTAACCTTTGCCAATGGCGAGTTTATTGAAACCGATCTGACACCACTCATCAAAGATCATGTCAATGCGACTGAATTGGCATCGGCTCGCATCGACCAGGATTGGGGATGCCTGGAATTCAAAGACGGTGCTGTCGATATCGAACCCGACACCCTTTATAAATGGGCAAAATCCCATATTTCACCCCCTCATTAA
- the hpnD gene encoding presqualene diphosphate synthase HpnD, with protein sequence MTPDQYCQDKAAASGSSFYYSFLFLPKEKRRAITALYAFCREVDDVVDECSDEQVARTTLQWWRTQVAEIYSGRPQHPVAQALVPVVAQFNMAQEHLLEIIDGMEMDLDQPRYADFKSLQLYCYRVASVVGLLSVEIFGYKDRQTLKYAHDLGIAFQLTNIIRDVGEDARRNRIYLPMDEMQQFNVTAADILNANETENFQKLMAFQIERAQRFYDQALAQLPATDRKNQRTGLIMAAIYRATLDEVIHSGCHVLKERVSLTPLRKLWLAWTTWIKN encoded by the coding sequence GTGACTCCAGACCAATACTGCCAGGACAAGGCCGCCGCGAGCGGATCCAGCTTTTACTACAGCTTCCTGTTTTTGCCCAAAGAAAAACGCCGCGCGATTACCGCACTGTATGCCTTTTGCCGTGAAGTAGATGACGTGGTGGACGAATGCTCGGACGAGCAAGTGGCACGCACTACGCTGCAATGGTGGCGCACTCAGGTCGCGGAAATCTACTCAGGACGTCCACAGCATCCGGTCGCACAAGCGCTGGTACCGGTCGTCGCACAGTTCAACATGGCGCAGGAACATCTGCTTGAAATCATCGACGGCATGGAGATGGATCTGGATCAGCCGCGCTATGCAGACTTCAAGTCGCTGCAGCTGTATTGCTACCGCGTCGCCTCCGTTGTCGGCCTGCTGTCTGTGGAGATTTTCGGCTACAAAGACCGCCAGACGCTCAAATATGCGCACGATTTAGGGATCGCCTTCCAGCTCACCAACATCATCCGCGACGTCGGCGAAGATGCACGCCGCAACCGCATCTACCTACCGATGGACGAGATGCAGCAGTTCAATGTCACGGCAGCGGATATTCTGAATGCCAATGAGACTGAGAATTTCCAGAAACTGATGGCGTTCCAGATCGAGCGCGCACAGCGTTTTTATGATCAGGCGCTGGCGCAGTTGCCGGCGACTGACCGGAAAAATCAGCGTACCGGACTCATCATGGCGGCCATCTATCGCGCAACGCTGGATGAAGTCATCCATTCCGGCTGCCACGTACTCAAAGAACGCGTCTCACTCACTCCGCTGCGCAAACTGTGGCTCGCCTGGACAACTTGGATAAAGAATTAA
- the hpnE gene encoding hydroxysqualene dehydroxylase HpnE has protein sequence MDKELNIAVIGGGYAGMAAAVRLAEQGMAVTVFESAKSLGGRARGVAHRHAQLDNGQHLLLGCYRDTLRLIEQVGGDLDADFLRLPLQLDLHGHFSLKAPKLPAPLHLLVALLRAQGLTWRERLSAARFMLLLRRMNFRLDSDMTASALLARHGQSQQLVEKLWEPLCIAALNTPVAIASAQVLLNVLRDALNQKRADSDMLIPRLDFTALFPARAAAYVKRHGGHVLTSCAVERLLPHNIGMEIVTKRGSLYFSHVICATPAVTTARLLRDFAELAPVVAQIDALAHQPIYTVYLQYPPHVTLPHPMLGLHQRYSQWLFDKGQISGQPGLIASVISAEGHHQALSQDELAQKVIAELSSEFGFVDAPLWFRVIAEKRATFACTPDLQRPAQQTPLSTLLLAGDYTRGDYPATLEGAVRSGILCAERLKA, from the coding sequence TTGGATAAAGAATTAAATATCGCCGTCATCGGTGGCGGCTATGCGGGGATGGCGGCTGCGGTGCGTCTGGCAGAACAAGGCATGGCCGTCACCGTATTCGAGAGCGCAAAGAGCTTGGGCGGACGCGCGAGGGGCGTCGCGCACCGGCATGCACAGCTCGACAACGGCCAGCACCTGCTGCTGGGCTGCTATCGCGATACCTTACGGCTGATCGAGCAGGTGGGCGGCGACCTTGACGCCGATTTTCTGCGGCTGCCGCTGCAGCTTGATCTGCACGGCCATTTTTCACTCAAAGCCCCGAAACTGCCGGCCCCTTTGCATCTATTGGTCGCCTTGCTGCGGGCGCAAGGGCTAACATGGCGTGAGCGCTTGAGCGCTGCGCGCTTTATGCTGTTGCTGCGCCGGATGAATTTCCGTCTTGACAGCGATATGACCGCGAGCGCTCTGCTCGCCCGTCACGGTCAAAGTCAGCAACTGGTGGAAAAACTCTGGGAGCCCCTGTGCATCGCCGCGCTCAACACGCCCGTGGCAATTGCATCGGCGCAGGTACTGCTCAACGTGTTGCGCGATGCGCTCAATCAAAAACGCGCTGATAGCGACATGCTGATTCCGCGTTTGGATTTTACCGCTTTGTTTCCAGCGCGAGCCGCAGCTTATGTCAAGCGGCACGGCGGCCATGTCCTAACCTCCTGCGCTGTGGAACGCCTGCTGCCCCACAATATCGGCATGGAAATCGTCACGAAACGGGGCAGCCTGTATTTCAGCCATGTCATCTGCGCAACGCCAGCTGTGACTACAGCGCGACTCCTGCGAGACTTCGCTGAACTCGCGCCCGTGGTTGCACAAATCGACGCTTTAGCGCATCAGCCAATCTACACCGTTTATCTGCAATATCCGCCACACGTCACACTCCCCCACCCGATGCTAGGCCTGCATCAGCGTTACAGCCAGTGGCTGTTCGACAAAGGGCAGATATCCGGCCAGCCGGGTCTGATCGCGTCGGTCATCAGCGCGGAAGGACACCATCAGGCCTTATCACAAGACGAACTGGCGCAAAAGGTCATCGCTGAACTCAGTAGCGAATTTGGCTTTGTCGATGCGCCGCTATGGTTCAGGGTCATCGCGGAAAAACGCGCCACTTTCGCCTGTACGCCCGATTTGCAGCGCCCGGCACAACAAACACCCCTGAGCACCCTACTGCTGGCGGGCGACTATACCCGGGGCGACTATCCTGCAACACTGGAAGGCGCCGTGCGAAGCGGCATCTTGTGCGCGGAACGGCTCAAAGCCTGA
- a CDS encoding L,D-transpeptidase family protein, producing MNVIFRLIFVLLCLSASSSRAGEGARLADAFEREVAVKLNVPESAQARYAFMLDAALKGGAFSASQYLILVDRNSNVQALFIYFLDLPAARLHFIGASPVSTGKPGQFDYFFTPTGVFAHTLENLDYRAEGTFNKNGIRGLGLKGIRVFDFGWAMAERGWDGGGRGQMRLLMHATDPDFLEPYLGVARSKGCVRIPATLNVFIDRYGLLDADYLQALENGEKMWMLRADRTPTAWPGRYLIIIDSASRERPDWAPLPGKRRAHKP from the coding sequence ATGAACGTTATTTTTCGGCTCATATTCGTGCTGCTTTGCCTATCGGCCAGTTCATCGCGGGCCGGGGAAGGGGCGAGGCTTGCTGACGCCTTTGAGCGGGAGGTCGCTGTGAAGCTGAATGTGCCTGAGTCGGCTCAGGCGCGCTATGCGTTCATGCTCGATGCGGCGTTGAAGGGGGGCGCGTTCTCCGCGTCGCAATACCTGATTCTGGTAGACCGAAATTCGAACGTACAGGCCCTTTTTATTTATTTTCTGGATTTACCCGCCGCACGTTTGCATTTCATCGGCGCATCCCCGGTCTCTACGGGTAAACCCGGTCAGTTCGATTATTTTTTTACCCCTACGGGCGTCTTCGCTCACACGCTGGAGAATTTGGATTATCGCGCCGAGGGCACTTTTAACAAGAACGGCATACGCGGACTGGGGTTAAAGGGGATACGCGTTTTTGATTTTGGCTGGGCGATGGCAGAGCGCGGATGGGATGGCGGGGGCAGAGGGCAGATGCGCTTACTGATGCATGCGACCGATCCTGATTTTCTGGAACCCTATCTCGGTGTGGCAAGATCCAAGGGCTGTGTGCGTATCCCGGCGACACTCAATGTTTTCATCGATCGTTACGGCCTGCTGGACGCCGACTACCTGCAGGCACTGGAAAACGGCGAAAAAATGTGGATGCTGCGTGCCGATAGAACGCCTACGGCGTGGCCTGGGCGCTATCTGATCATCATCGATTCGGCAAGTCGCGAACGCCCGGACTGGGCGCCGCTGCCCGGCAAGCGTCGCGCTCATAAGCCGTAG
- a CDS encoding TrmH family RNA methyltransferase, translating to MKHIQSRDNPFYKELVKLTASTRNRNKAGQTLLDGAHLLKAYLDAGYTPRHILLNAAALQDAEITSLRQRITGAPVTQLDDKLFAELSELKTPTGILALIDLPPAKIVTARFALLLEAVQDPGNLGSMLRSAAAAGCDAVFLSPACADAWSPKVLRAAMGGHFCLAIYEQQDLFKVAQGYSGKLLATTLQATDSLFDCDLTGNIAFMVGNEGAGLTPELRALATHPVTIPMPGAVESLNAAAATAICLFEAVRQRRAP from the coding sequence ATGAAACATATCCAGTCGCGCGACAATCCATTTTATAAAGAACTCGTCAAGCTCACCGCCTCGACTCGCAACCGCAACAAAGCAGGCCAGACGCTGCTCGACGGCGCGCATTTGCTCAAAGCTTATCTGGACGCGGGATACACACCTCGCCATATTCTGTTGAACGCGGCCGCCTTGCAGGATGCTGAAATCACCTCGCTGCGCCAGCGCATCACCGGCGCGCCCGTCACGCAACTGGATGACAAGCTATTCGCAGAACTCTCCGAACTTAAAACGCCGACGGGCATCCTCGCGCTGATCGATTTGCCGCCAGCTAAAATAGTAACCGCCCGCTTCGCCTTGCTGCTCGAAGCAGTGCAGGACCCGGGGAATCTGGGTTCGATGCTACGCTCGGCTGCGGCCGCCGGATGCGATGCGGTCTTTTTATCACCGGCTTGCGCCGATGCCTGGTCACCGAAAGTGCTGCGCGCGGCAATGGGCGGACATTTCTGCCTTGCCATTTACGAGCAGCAGGATTTATTCAAAGTCGCCCAAGGCTACTCAGGCAAACTGCTGGCCACCACGCTACAGGCCACGGACAGCCTGTTCGATTGCGACCTGACAGGAAATATCGCCTTCATGGTAGGCAACGAGGGCGCCGGCCTGACTCCCGAACTGCGTGCACTGGCGACCCATCCTGTCACAATCCCTATGCCGGGCGCAGTCGAATCGCTCAATGCCGCCGCTGCCACCGCCATCTGCCTGTTTGAAGCGGTTCGCCAGCGACGAGCCCCCTGA
- the lysS gene encoding lysine--tRNA ligase, with product MTTESTPNLPDTLVHAQDDNQIITERRNKLAALRSAGIAFPNDFDRTHLSGNLHEEFGELTHDELEAKQIHVAVAGRMMLKRVMGKASFATLQDMSGRLQLFISNGDVGEEAHAAFKHYDLGDILGAVGVLFKTKTGELSVRVSQVRLLTKSLRPLPEKFHGLADQEQKYRQRYLDLITNPDARHVFVTRTKIIQAIREFFIHHGYLEVETPMMHSIPGGASAKPFETHHNALDMQMFLRIAPELYLKRLVVGGFEKVFEINRNFRNEGLSTRHNPEFTMLEFYEAYRDYNYLMGFTEKLLREVARKVLGTTIVSYQGRELDLGKPFHRLTMVQAIQKYHPQFSTEQLHDRDFVLTELQDLKAKHNPKDCLGGLQLSLFEELSETLLFEPTFIIDYPVEVSPLARSSDANPAITERFELFVLGRELANGFSELNDAEDQEARFDAQVIAKEAGDEEAMFKDNDYIRALEYGLPPTAGEGIGIDRLIMMLTDSSSIRDVILFPQMRPE from the coding sequence ATGACAACTGAATCCACCCCAAACCTGCCTGACACCCTAGTTCACGCACAAGACGACAACCAGATTATCACCGAGCGCCGCAACAAGCTGGCTGCCCTACGCAGTGCGGGAATCGCCTTCCCTAACGATTTCGACCGCACCCATCTGTCAGGTAATCTGCACGAAGAATTCGGCGAACTCACGCACGACGAACTGGAAGCAAAACAAATCCACGTCGCCGTTGCCGGTCGCATGATGCTCAAACGCGTGATGGGAAAAGCCAGTTTTGCAACGCTGCAGGACATGAGCGGCCGTCTGCAACTGTTCATCAGCAACGGCGATGTCGGCGAAGAAGCCCATGCTGCCTTCAAGCATTACGATCTGGGCGACATTTTAGGTGCGGTCGGTGTGCTGTTCAAGACCAAGACAGGCGAGCTGTCCGTGCGCGTCTCGCAGGTGCGCCTGCTGACCAAATCGCTGCGTCCCCTGCCTGAAAAATTCCACGGTCTGGCCGATCAGGAACAGAAATACCGCCAGCGTTATCTGGATCTGATCACCAATCCCGACGCGCGCCACGTATTTGTCACGCGCACCAAGATCATTCAGGCGATACGCGAATTTTTCATCCATCACGGCTATCTGGAAGTCGAAACGCCGATGATGCATTCGATCCCCGGCGGCGCATCGGCCAAACCGTTCGAGACGCACCACAATGCGCTCGATATGCAGATGTTTTTGCGCATCGCGCCCGAGCTGTATCTGAAGCGTCTGGTGGTCGGCGGCTTCGAAAAAGTCTTCGAAATCAACCGTAATTTCCGCAATGAAGGGCTGTCTACCCGCCACAATCCGGAATTTACCATGCTGGAATTTTACGAGGCCTATCGCGACTACAACTATCTGATGGGTTTCACCGAAAAGCTGCTGCGCGAAGTCGCACGCAAGGTGCTAGGTACCACCATTGTCAGTTATCAGGGCCGCGAACTCGATCTGGGCAAACCCTTCCATCGTCTAACCATGGTACAGGCAATCCAGAAGTATCATCCGCAATTCTCCACCGAACAATTGCACGATCGCGATTTCGTCCTCACCGAACTGCAGGATCTCAAAGCCAAGCACAATCCGAAAGACTGTCTGGGCGGTTTGCAATTGTCGCTGTTTGAGGAGTTGTCCGAGACCCTCTTGTTCGAACCGACCTTCATCATCGACTATCCGGTGGAAGTCTCACCGTTAGCGCGCAGCAGCGATGCCAATCCCGCCATCACCGAGCGCTTCGAGTTGTTTGTGCTGGGACGAGAACTGGCTAACGGCTTCTCGGAGTTAAATGACGCGGAAGATCAGGAAGCGCGCTTCGATGCGCAGGTTATCGCAAAAGAAGCCGGCGACGAAGAGGCGATGTTCAAGGATAACGACTATATCCGCGCCTTGGAATACGGCTTGCCGCCGACCGCAGGCGAGGGAATCGGCATCGATCGCCTGATTATGATGCTGACCGACAGCAGCAGCATTCGCGATGTCATCCTGTTCCCGCAAATGCGCCCAGAGTAA
- a CDS encoding Crp/Fnr family transcriptional regulator gives MIDGETRTRILQQYPMLQSLTSLELDTLLASAHAMIFPAGTILFDENQPCQGFPLLLSGSLRVIKSSANGRELQLYRVMPGESCILTSSCLLGDTPYQARGIVEESLEMIMLPAGVFHVLLGKHDAFRRYVFRLFTERLTDMMQLVTAVAFQKLDQRLAALLIAKTGPIHLTHQAIADELGSAREIVSRLLKGFAEQGWVKLGREQITLTDIAALKKFATLV, from the coding sequence ATGATTGATGGCGAGACCCGCACCCGCATCCTGCAGCAGTATCCGATGCTGCAGTCGCTCACGAGCCTTGAATTAGATACACTGCTCGCGAGCGCACACGCGATGATTTTTCCGGCCGGTACGATTTTGTTCGATGAAAACCAGCCTTGTCAGGGATTTCCGTTACTGCTCAGCGGCAGCCTGCGGGTCATTAAATCGTCCGCCAATGGTCGCGAATTACAACTGTACCGGGTCATGCCGGGTGAGAGCTGCATACTGACCAGTAGCTGCCTGTTGGGGGACACGCCCTATCAGGCACGCGGCATCGTTGAGGAGTCGCTTGAGATGATCATGCTGCCCGCCGGCGTTTTTCATGTATTGTTAGGCAAACACGATGCCTTCCGTCGCTATGTGTTCCGGCTGTTTACCGAACGACTGACTGACATGATGCAGCTGGTCACCGCCGTCGCATTTCAAAAGCTGGATCAGCGACTGGCTGCGCTGCTGATTGCCAAAACCGGCCCCATCCATCTCACCCATCAGGCCATCGCAGACGAACTGGGCTCGGCACGCGAAATCGTCAGCCGCCTGCTCAAAGGCTTTGCAGAACAGGGCTGGGTCAAACTCGGTCGCGAACAGATCACACTCACCGATATTGCAGCACTCAAGAAATTTGCAACACTGGTGTAA
- a CDS encoding YgaP family membrane protein — translation MKKNAGTLDRGFRVLAGLSLIELAYSGLIGSWGWFGIVPMLSGVIGLCPAYALLGLNTCRINK, via the coding sequence ATGAAGAAGAATGCAGGCACGCTCGACCGCGGCTTTCGCGTCCTGGCAGGATTATCCCTGATCGAATTAGCCTATTCCGGCCTGATCGGCTCCTGGGGATGGTTCGGCATCGTCCCCATGCTCAGCGGCGTGATCGGCCTGTGTCCAGCCTATGCACTGCTGGGACTTAACACCTGCCGCATCAATAAATAG
- a CDS encoding sulfite exporter TauE/SafE family protein translates to MFILPIGLGLLIGLIMALTGAGGGILAVPALTLGLGWTMASASPVALLTVATAALIGMMSGLLAGAVRIRAALLISATGIIAAPFGQHLAHRLSERWLTGLFVCVMLIVAVRLFRSTHPSAKNSTRARTCVIDTKTGRISWNPLSFLKLSLIGLASGLSTGLLGVGGGFIVVPALLRCSDIAISGIIATSLTVITFVSAGAVISAFSSGHLALTEPALLFMAAAATGMLLGRLFAPKIPAIMLQRALAMLIFSVALFLLYRAR, encoded by the coding sequence GTGTTCATCCTCCCGATAGGCTTGGGTTTACTGATCGGCCTGATCATGGCACTCACGGGCGCCGGTGGCGGCATCCTTGCCGTGCCGGCACTCACGCTGGGTCTTGGCTGGACGATGGCCTCGGCCTCACCGGTCGCACTGCTAACTGTCGCCACGGCAGCATTGATCGGCATGATGAGCGGACTGCTCGCAGGCGCAGTCCGCATTCGCGCCGCGCTGCTCATTTCCGCCACCGGCATCATCGCGGCCCCCTTCGGACAGCATCTGGCGCATCGGCTTTCGGAGCGCTGGCTGACCGGACTATTCGTCTGCGTGATGCTTATCGTGGCAGTGCGCCTGTTCCGGTCGACACACCCTTCGGCAAAGAATTCGACACGCGCCAGAACCTGCGTGATCGACACTAAAACCGGTCGTATCAGCTGGAACCCCCTGTCTTTTTTAAAATTAAGCCTGATCGGTTTAGCATCCGGCCTGTCAACCGGCTTGCTGGGCGTTGGCGGCGGCTTCATCGTGGTACCGGCACTGCTGCGCTGCAGCGATATTGCAATAAGCGGTATTATCGCCACCTCGTTAACCGTGATCACCTTTGTCTCCGCAGGTGCGGTTATTTCGGCATTTTCATCGGGACATCTGGCCCTCACGGAACCGGCCTTGTTGTTTATGGCTGCCGCCGCAACAGGCATGCTGCTGGGGCGCCTGTTTGCGCCAAAAATACCCGCAATCATGCTGCAACGCGCCTTGGCCATGCTGATTTTCAGTGTAGCCTTGTTTTTGCTGTATCGCGCGCGCTAA